From Candidatus Pedobacter colombiensis, one genomic window encodes:
- a CDS encoding MFS transporter codes for MQRNNFLVGVILLIWFVISFVTNILGPLMPIIIQTYKLSLTMAAFLPFSFFLAYGIMSIPSGMMIERIGEKKSMLIAFTLNFIGAIAFGLYPQYSIALGSLFIIGMGMAMLQVIINPLMRTAGGEENFAFFSVMGQLVFGLASFISPFVFSYLLSELSATPIGNPLVGMLAGLVKDNLSWTALYWLFSFIFLLILLLLSFIKMPVVELKDDEKSGATSVYLGLLKNKEVLLFFVGIVAYVGTEQALANWMSEFLRTYHNVDPNQGGAQAVAWFWGLMSLGCLLGLALLKLWDSKLILKIATLISMVTVSIALFGEKDMALYAFPLAGFFISVMFSIIFSLALNSVAQHHGSFSGILCSGIFGGALVPLIIGSLGDVIGLRYALMFLYITLAYILFLAYYAKPMINNKTVSLKELLVGK; via the coding sequence ATGCAGCGTAATAATTTTCTGGTTGGCGTTATTTTATTGATCTGGTTCGTCATTTCATTTGTGACCAATATTCTTGGTCCGTTAATGCCTATTATCATTCAGACTTATAAACTGAGTCTTACGATGGCGGCTTTTTTGCCTTTTTCATTTTTTTTGGCTTATGGAATTATGTCTATTCCATCAGGAATGATGATTGAGCGGATTGGTGAGAAAAAATCGATGTTGATCGCTTTTACTTTGAATTTTATTGGTGCTATCGCTTTTGGTCTATACCCACAATATAGTATTGCCCTGGGCTCTTTATTTATCATTGGGATGGGGATGGCGATGTTGCAAGTGATTATTAATCCGTTGATGCGTACTGCAGGTGGAGAAGAAAATTTTGCTTTCTTTTCTGTGATGGGGCAATTGGTATTTGGTTTGGCCTCTTTTATCAGCCCGTTTGTATTTTCTTATCTCTTATCAGAACTTTCTGCAACTCCTATTGGAAATCCATTAGTAGGGATGTTGGCTGGTTTGGTAAAAGACAATTTATCGTGGACTGCATTGTACTGGCTGTTTAGCTTTATCTTTTTATTGATTCTATTGTTACTTTCTTTTATAAAAATGCCTGTGGTAGAATTAAAGGACGACGAAAAATCTGGAGCCACAAGTGTTTATCTGGGTTTGCTTAAAAACAAGGAAGTATTGTTGTTTTTTGTTGGTATTGTGGCTTATGTAGGTACAGAACAGGCATTGGCAAACTGGATGTCTGAGTTTTTAAGGACTTACCATAATGTAGATCCCAATCAAGGTGGTGCGCAGGCAGTGGCATGGTTCTGGGGCTTAATGTCGCTGGGGTGTTTACTTGGCCTGGCTTTGTTAAAGCTATGGGATTCAAAGTTGATCCTGAAAATAGCTACACTGATTTCGATGGTTACAGTTTCTATAGCATTATTTGGCGAGAAGGATATGGCATTATATGCCTTTCCACTAGCTGGATTCTTTATTTCGGTAATGTTTTCTATTATCTTTTCTCTGGCTTTAAACTCTGTTGCGCAGCATCATGGTTCTTTTTCAGGGATATTATGTTCAGGTATTTTTGGCGGGGCATTAGTGCCACTAATAATTGGTTCTTTGGGCGATGTAATAGGACTGCGTTATGCATTGATGTTTCTTTACATCACTTTGGCTTATATACTGTTTCTGGCTTATTATGCTAAGCCGATGATTAATAACAAGACGGTAAGTTTGAAGGAACTGCTTGTTGGAAAGTAA
- a CDS encoding ROK family protein, which yields MTKSYAIGIDVGGSSLKCGLVSNTGEVVYSFLFPLNNVLTEGEVIALINAAIRKCVEYAPEKVIGVGIGFPGIVDQNVVIGGADNLPGFENLDLGKIIAASTSLNVVIDNDANMMGWGELVYGAAGDCTDVVFITIGTGIGGGLIIDGKLYGGYKNRGTELGHITIQHNGIKCSCGSSGCFEAYASVSALINDYAVLHDTDTEGITGKMIVENYLAREQEAVSAMQKHFDYMATGIASYINVFSPQKVVLGGGITEAGKFYIEEIKSRVMERVMPGTSQYTHIVAAKLGNQAGLLGCAARVFSKF from the coding sequence TTGACAAAATCGTACGCTATAGGAATTGATGTGGGTGGTTCATCCTTAAAATGTGGACTGGTAAGTAACACAGGAGAAGTGGTCTATTCATTTTTATTTCCGCTAAATAATGTTTTAACAGAAGGTGAAGTAATTGCATTAATTAATGCAGCTATCCGCAAATGTGTGGAGTATGCTCCCGAAAAAGTAATCGGAGTTGGTATTGGTTTTCCCGGTATCGTAGATCAGAATGTGGTGATCGGTGGGGCCGACAATTTGCCCGGATTTGAAAACTTAGATTTGGGTAAAATCATAGCTGCTTCTACGAGTTTAAATGTGGTGATTGATAATGATGCCAATATGATGGGCTGGGGAGAGTTGGTTTATGGCGCTGCTGGTGATTGCACTGATGTGGTTTTTATCACGATAGGTACAGGGATAGGAGGCGGACTGATCATTGATGGTAAGCTTTATGGTGGTTATAAAAACAGGGGTACAGAATTGGGGCACATCACCATCCAGCATAACGGAATTAAGTGCTCTTGTGGATCATCGGGCTGTTTCGAAGCTTATGCTTCAGTAAGTGCATTAATTAATGATTATGCAGTGTTGCATGATACCGATACCGAAGGTATAACCGGGAAAATGATTGTAGAGAATTACCTGGCCAGGGAGCAAGAAGCCGTTTCGGCCATGCAAAAACATTTCGATTACATGGCAACAGGAATAGCAAGTTATATAAATGTGTTTAGTCCGCAAAAAGTAGTATTGGGTGGAGGAATTACTGAAGCAGGTAAATTCTACATCGAAGAGATCAAATCAAGAGTGATGGAAAGGGTTATGCCCGGAACCTCACAGTATACCCATATTGTGGCTGCAAAATTAGGTAATCAGGCAGGTTTGCTCGGTTGCGCAGCAAGAGTGTTTTCAAAGTTTTAA
- a CDS encoding two-component regulator propeller domain-containing protein → MRKAVSIFCLLVWLVLTGQIVHAQDVTEQPVKRYFRSISVDKGLSQSTVFSIVQDTLGFMWMATQDGLNRYDGESFTVYRPSKSDKTSLQSNYIRSIYLDDKGLLWVGGNQGVSRYDYATNSFENYQLPRKSGEWYISSIVQDAGKLIWASSSAGEIFYLDQASAQFKQINFDTSVYNIKSVTRLALLKNTLLVGTDVGLFKMNLATKKLMAINLGVNRPRINEFFIDGQWLLIGTEGHGLIKYNINTGVTSNYRHSPSNPAGLADNDVRGISKDVKGNIWLGTFKGLSILDAKDGTFQNYYHQASIPYTISQNSVRCVYRDNQDGMWMGTFYGGINYYHHNDIKFNLLNQNTGTLSLNDQVVNVIKQDHKGDFWIGTNDKGLNYWNRNAGTIKYYTYKESGQGALSSNNIKAIAFDQNGKLLVGTHNEGLNYFDPATGKSRVYRHSSTDPKSITGDMVYALLKDHKGRMWVGTRSGLDEFNVADQSFNHFYMDKAGKRLTSDEVTYLLEDSKGRIWIGTTNGVNIFYPDNLLFDTFPGTLLSNDVVSCIVEDNKNRIWIGTRDGLNLFDEKTRSFVTFNTRKDFLKGTIYGILVDDEGYLWISTNKGLVKFHPDTRKLQVFDNKDGLQNNQFNLYAFCKAADGMMLFGGINGISYFYPKALKQDLLKLKVTFTGLEVFNKTVVPDDGSNILDQHIDQAEKLTFKHEYKQFTIFFNAFNYISPSKTKYEYKLEGFNSDWQITEGTSKASYTNLQPGKYVFQVRAIGPSGESSAVKRLVIVISPPWWNSNWFYLLMIILAAAAGYMVYRVVSERIRTLHQLKLERMEREKVDYINQMKMEFFTNVSHEFRTPLTLILAPLEEIMSKPVTDKPLRKHHELMMHNAKRLYHLVDQLFEFKKTELGTKKLKVNKADMVSFIHEVYGSFTTLSEKNKIKYTFRSTEARLSFYFDKDAIEKIMFNLLSNAFKYTPEGGSINIEFAKKNGDAVIKVSDTGIGIAEQHRDRIFDRFYQVDGREMNLGSGVGLAFTKRLVELHHGTITVDSVAGKGSVFIVVIPLADELYEADEHNEVPRYELSVENVIHSQVVENEELVQIETEGAELEKEKLLVIDDNPEIVGYLKNYFNKIYEVSVAYDGKEALALLEEESVDLIICDVMMPELDGIHFCKRIKQNIQTCHIPVILLTAKIETNQQIKGLEVGADDYVTKPFSIALLEAKLQNISRSRKRLKEYYSSSKEIVPENIAFNTLDEDFLRAAIAIIESHITESDFSVDKFSREIGMSRSNLYLKLKAITGESATDFIKRIRFKKAVELMESRQYTIAQVAYMSGFNSPSYFSTAFKQYYDCMPTEYLAKKELDLD, encoded by the coding sequence ATGAGGAAAGCAGTATCTATCTTTTGTTTGTTGGTTTGGTTGGTATTAACAGGCCAGATCGTACATGCGCAAGATGTTACTGAGCAACCTGTAAAGCGTTATTTCAGGAGTATTTCTGTCGATAAAGGCTTGTCGCAAAGTACGGTGTTTTCTATTGTACAAGATACACTTGGCTTTATGTGGATGGCCACTCAGGATGGGCTTAACCGCTATGATGGAGAGAGTTTTACGGTTTACAGACCTTCTAAAAGCGATAAAACCAGTTTACAGTCAAACTATATCCGCAGTATTTATCTGGATGATAAAGGGCTGCTATGGGTAGGTGGTAACCAGGGTGTAAGTCGTTATGACTATGCAACCAATAGCTTCGAGAATTACCAACTACCCCGCAAATCAGGCGAATGGTATATTTCATCCATTGTACAAGATGCCGGCAAATTAATTTGGGCCAGCTCAAGTGCGGGAGAGATTTTCTATCTGGATCAGGCTTCCGCTCAGTTTAAGCAAATTAATTTCGACACATCGGTTTATAATATTAAAAGTGTAACCCGCCTGGCCTTGTTAAAAAATACTTTGCTGGTGGGCACTGATGTTGGCTTGTTCAAAATGAATTTGGCGACAAAGAAATTGATGGCTATAAATTTAGGTGTAAACAGACCTAGAATTAATGAGTTTTTTATTGATGGACAATGGTTGCTGATTGGTACTGAGGGGCATGGATTAATTAAGTACAACATTAACACTGGCGTAACGAGCAACTATAGACACAGCCCTAGCAATCCTGCCGGACTAGCTGATAATGATGTACGCGGGATAAGCAAAGACGTAAAAGGTAACATTTGGTTAGGAACCTTTAAAGGACTTTCTATTCTTGATGCTAAGGACGGAACTTTTCAAAATTACTATCACCAGGCTTCTATACCTTATACCATTAGTCAAAATTCGGTACGTTGCGTATATCGGGACAATCAGGATGGGATGTGGATGGGTACCTTTTATGGAGGAATAAACTATTATCATCACAATGACATTAAGTTTAACCTCCTGAATCAGAATACAGGAACACTATCTTTAAATGACCAGGTCGTAAATGTAATTAAGCAAGATCATAAAGGCGATTTCTGGATCGGTACCAATGATAAAGGATTAAATTATTGGAATCGAAACGCAGGTACTATTAAGTATTATACTTATAAAGAATCGGGTCAGGGAGCACTAAGCTCTAACAACATCAAAGCTATTGCTTTTGATCAGAATGGTAAATTATTGGTGGGTACGCATAATGAGGGCCTCAATTATTTCGATCCCGCTACCGGAAAAAGTAGGGTCTATCGGCATTCATCAACGGATCCAAAAAGTATTACCGGAGATATGGTATATGCCTTGTTAAAAGATCATAAGGGTAGAATGTGGGTAGGGACGCGGTCCGGTTTAGATGAGTTTAATGTTGCCGATCAATCCTTTAATCATTTTTACATGGATAAGGCCGGGAAGCGTTTAACTTCTGATGAAGTGACCTATTTGCTCGAAGATTCTAAAGGGCGAATATGGATAGGCACAACAAACGGCGTAAATATATTTTACCCGGATAACCTGTTGTTTGATACTTTTCCAGGTACCTTACTTAGTAATGATGTAGTAAGCTGTATTGTTGAAGACAATAAGAACCGTATTTGGATAGGAACACGGGATGGCTTAAACCTATTTGATGAAAAAACCCGATCGTTTGTCACCTTTAATACACGTAAGGATTTTCTTAAGGGGACTATTTATGGTATACTGGTCGATGATGAAGGGTATCTTTGGATTTCGACTAATAAAGGTCTGGTTAAGTTTCATCCGGATACTCGTAAACTACAGGTGTTTGACAATAAGGATGGTTTACAGAACAATCAGTTTAATCTGTATGCTTTTTGTAAAGCTGCTGATGGGATGATGCTTTTTGGTGGTATAAACGGTATTTCGTACTTCTATCCTAAAGCTTTGAAGCAAGATCTACTTAAACTAAAGGTGACTTTTACGGGGCTCGAAGTATTTAATAAAACAGTTGTTCCTGATGATGGTTCCAATATTTTGGATCAACATATAGATCAAGCCGAAAAGCTAACTTTTAAGCACGAATATAAACAGTTTACGATCTTTTTTAATGCCTTCAATTATATCTCGCCCAGTAAAACGAAGTACGAGTATAAGCTGGAAGGTTTTAATAGCGATTGGCAGATCACGGAGGGTACGTCTAAGGCTAGCTATACCAATTTGCAACCTGGAAAATATGTATTTCAGGTAAGAGCCATTGGCCCTTCAGGAGAAAGCAGTGCTGTGAAAAGGCTGGTTATTGTGATCTCTCCACCTTGGTGGAACAGCAATTGGTTCTATCTGCTGATGATCATATTAGCTGCTGCTGCAGGGTATATGGTATACCGTGTAGTTTCGGAGCGTATAAGGACATTGCATCAGCTTAAACTGGAAAGAATGGAACGAGAAAAGGTAGACTACATCAATCAGATGAAGATGGAGTTCTTTACTAATGTTTCTCATGAATTCCGTACGCCTTTAACCCTGATCCTTGCTCCATTGGAAGAGATCATGAGCAAGCCGGTTACTGATAAACCGCTAAGGAAACATCATGAACTGATGATGCATAATGCAAAGCGTTTGTATCATCTGGTTGATCAACTTTTTGAGTTTAAGAAAACAGAGTTGGGTACTAAAAAGCTAAAGGTAAATAAGGCTGATATGGTTAGTTTTATCCATGAGGTTTATGGTTCGTTTACCACTTTATCTGAAAAGAATAAAATCAAATACACTTTCCGCTCTACGGAGGCAAGATTGTCCTTCTATTTTGATAAGGATGCTATTGAAAAGATCATGTTTAACCTGCTTTCCAATGCATTTAAATATACTCCGGAAGGGGGCTCCATAAATATTGAGTTTGCTAAGAAGAATGGTGATGCTGTGATTAAAGTAAGTGATACAGGAATTGGTATTGCTGAGCAACATAGGGATCGCATCTTCGACAGGTTTTACCAGGTAGATGGCCGGGAGATGAACCTGGGCTCTGGTGTTGGTCTGGCTTTTACCAAACGTTTAGTGGAATTGCATCATGGAACCATTACAGTAGATAGTGTAGCAGGTAAAGGCAGTGTTTTTATCGTGGTTATCCCTTTGGCTGATGAGTTGTATGAGGCTGACGAGCATAACGAAGTACCAAGATACGAGCTTTCTGTAGAAAATGTTATCCATAGCCAGGTTGTAGAAAATGAAGAGCTTGTTCAAATAGAAACAGAGGGGGCAGAGCTTGAAAAAGAGAAACTGCTGGTCATCGATGATAACCCGGAGATTGTAGGCTATCTTAAAAATTATTTTAATAAGATTTACGAGGTTAGTGTTGCCTATGATGGTAAGGAAGCATTAGCTTTATTGGAAGAAGAGTCTGTCGATCTGATCATTTGTGACGTAATGATGCCAGAACTTGATGGGATACACTTTTGTAAAAGGATAAAGCAAAATATTCAAACCTGTCATATCCCGGTGATTTTGCTGACCGCTAAAATTGAAACCAATCAGCAGATCAAAGGATTGGAAGTTGGGGCCGACGATTACGTTACCAAACCTTTTTCTATAGCTTTGCTCGAAGCTAAGTTGCAAAACATCAGTCGTTCACGCAAAAGATTAAAAGAGTATTATTCTAGTTCCAAGGAGATCGTTCCGGAAAATATAGCTTTCAATACGCTTGATGAAGACTTTTTAAGAGCTGCTATTGCTATTATTGAATCACACATTACGGAGTCTGATTTTTCAGTCGATAAGTTTAGCCGGGAAATAGGCATGAGCAGATCAAATCTTTATTTAAAATTGAAAGCCATTACCGGCGAATCTGCAACTGATTTTATCAAGCGTATCCGTTTTAAAAAAGCAGTAGAATTGATGGAGTCACGACAGTATACCATTGCGCAAGTTGCCTATATGTCGGGCTTTAATTCACCTTCTTATTTCTCTACGGCATTTAAGCAATATTATGATTGTATGCCAACGGAATACCTTGCAAAGAAAGAATTAGACCTTGATTAA
- a CDS encoding DUF4962 domain-containing protein: MATTLAIILQSALLFTPVNQTIQQQVIQKLDTGMLHPRTREWAYPVNRVEVPDDSPCLLWPGIKGKTVKYKVLLATDSLFKKDVITGVEQRWAVYPLHQSLKPGRWYWKYAASEKAGGKWNWSPVYDFIVKKQTQNLSVSPPVTTILEKSKAIHPRLWGMNKGADAFYSNNKQNPEAKIFIAASTKLLGQPLPEEKPTRPRDTTGMTALQRKQMVEFMYHGFGEKVATPIRNLCIAYQLSKDERFIKEAIKRAVHVARMNPESLATRDDFNNGNILEGLAWLYDAGYKFLTAEEKAVLRRTISIRGQRIYEGLPNRFELQMCDNHVWQHILRNFSIAAVAVAGDLPEANEWLTYVYEVWSARFPVLGTTDGGWHEGNGYFRVHYETLIYLPELFGNISGVDYFKQSWMQNLPYYMLYSYPPNSTSTAVGDMHENLKDMVKMQAVFADALSMKMNNSYLNWYVSEIKKSKPEYFKGNDDFQLFRLLNFNPKAVKQIALPSALPKGREFKDIGLAAMHSDLTHAGKELASYLMANPFGAAGHGHAAQNAFTINYKGKKIFGGTGFYSNFSDAHNLLDYRSSRGYNTILADSLGQRIGEDGYGWMPRFMTGEHIQYALGDASNAYGEVTTDFWLGRFKEIGIKADKRSGYGNSGVKLYRRHMLQLDSNYVVLYDELEADKPVKWTTQFHSPFMMNGKNTVNALSQQFDVKTGFASVNAAVYAHTPLQMVVHDKYNYPAKNWKGKTDDEGNIIEFKDQWHAGISTVNPVRVNRFLTIIQLKNKTVEVIKMVNEVNGLYNLQVGVWNIMAELNAANPASLVVKSAIDNVAFSYGAMPVKIQDKVYEHNIKGSSMLIEIKNKTLNRQEVVDSLPDVVNFDAGL, translated from the coding sequence ATGGCTACAACCTTAGCAATCATCCTTCAGTCGGCCTTACTGTTTACGCCGGTTAACCAAACTATTCAACAACAGGTAATTCAAAAGTTGGATACGGGTATGCTTCACCCTCGTACACGCGAATGGGCATATCCTGTAAACCGTGTTGAAGTGCCTGATGACAGTCCTTGTTTGCTGTGGCCGGGTATAAAAGGTAAGACTGTAAAATATAAGGTCCTTTTGGCAACGGATAGCCTGTTTAAAAAGGATGTGATAACCGGTGTTGAACAGCGCTGGGCGGTATACCCTTTACACCAAAGCCTAAAACCGGGCAGATGGTATTGGAAATATGCAGCATCCGAGAAGGCGGGAGGGAAATGGAACTGGTCGCCCGTATACGATTTCATCGTTAAAAAGCAGACCCAAAATCTGTCAGTATCACCGCCTGTAACAACTATATTGGAAAAAAGTAAGGCCATTCATCCTCGTTTGTGGGGTATGAACAAAGGTGCTGATGCTTTTTATTCCAATAACAAACAAAATCCTGAAGCGAAGATTTTTATCGCTGCTTCAACTAAATTATTAGGGCAACCTTTGCCTGAAGAAAAACCTACCCGACCGCGTGATACGACGGGAATGACGGCCTTGCAGCGCAAACAAATGGTTGAGTTTATGTACCATGGTTTTGGCGAAAAAGTAGCTACTCCAATTAGAAACTTGTGTATTGCTTACCAATTGAGCAAAGATGAACGTTTTATAAAAGAAGCGATAAAAAGGGCAGTGCATGTGGCCAGGATGAATCCTGAAAGTCTGGCTACACGTGATGATTTCAATAATGGGAATATTCTTGAAGGATTGGCCTGGCTATATGATGCCGGTTATAAATTCCTGACTGCTGAAGAAAAAGCCGTTTTAAGAAGGACAATCAGCATCCGCGGACAAAGGATATATGAAGGTTTGCCTAACCGCTTTGAACTTCAAATGTGCGATAACCATGTTTGGCAACATATTTTACGCAATTTCTCTATTGCAGCAGTCGCTGTAGCTGGAGATTTGCCGGAAGCAAATGAATGGCTGACCTATGTATATGAAGTATGGAGCGCCCGTTTTCCGGTACTGGGGACTACTGATGGGGGATGGCATGAAGGTAATGGTTATTTCAGGGTGCATTATGAAACATTGATCTATTTACCGGAGCTATTTGGTAATATTTCTGGGGTAGATTATTTTAAGCAGTCCTGGATGCAGAATCTTCCATATTATATGCTGTATAGCTATCCACCAAATTCAACTTCTACCGCAGTTGGAGATATGCACGAGAATTTAAAGGACATGGTAAAGATGCAGGCTGTATTTGCCGATGCGTTATCTATGAAAATGAATAATTCATACCTCAACTGGTATGTTTCCGAAATAAAGAAAAGTAAGCCTGAGTATTTTAAAGGGAATGATGATTTTCAGTTGTTTAGATTGTTGAATTTCAATCCAAAAGCAGTAAAACAAATAGCCTTGCCTTCGGCTTTGCCTAAAGGTCGAGAATTTAAAGACATTGGTTTGGCAGCTATGCATTCCGACCTGACACATGCAGGGAAAGAACTGGCTAGTTATTTAATGGCCAATCCTTTTGGTGCTGCAGGTCATGGTCATGCTGCTCAAAATGCATTTACCATCAACTATAAGGGTAAAAAGATATTTGGTGGAACTGGGTTTTATAGCAATTTTAGCGATGCACATAATCTGTTGGATTATCGTTCTTCGAGAGGGTATAATACAATTTTGGCAGATAGTCTTGGTCAAAGGATAGGCGAGGATGGATATGGCTGGATGCCCCGCTTTATGACGGGAGAACATATTCAATATGCTTTAGGTGATGCTTCAAATGCTTATGGTGAGGTAACTACTGACTTTTGGCTGGGACGCTTTAAAGAAATTGGTATTAAAGCCGATAAGCGTAGCGGTTATGGCAACTCTGGTGTAAAATTGTACAGAAGACACATGTTACAATTAGACAGTAATTACGTAGTCTTATATGATGAGTTGGAAGCTGATAAACCTGTAAAATGGACCACGCAATTTCATAGCCCCTTTATGATGAATGGGAAAAACACAGTAAATGCCCTATCACAACAATTTGATGTGAAAACTGGATTTGCTAGTGTAAATGCGGCTGTTTATGCACATACTCCTTTGCAAATGGTGGTCCATGATAAATATAATTACCCTGCAAAAAACTGGAAAGGTAAGACCGATGATGAAGGAAATATCATCGAATTTAAAGATCAATGGCATGCAGGCATCAGTACGGTTAATCCAGTGCGGGTAAATCGGTTTTTAACCATCATTCAGTTAAAAAACAAAACTGTAGAGGTGATTAAAATGGTGAATGAGGTAAATGGGCTTTACAACTTACAAGTAGGAGTTTGGAATATTATGGCTGAGCTAAATGCAGCTAATCCTGCATCATTGGTCGTAAAATCAGCTATTGATAACGTCGCGTTTAGCTATGGTGCTATGCCTGTTAAAATTCAAGACAAAGTTTATGAGCACAATATAAAAGGTAGCTCTATGCTGATTGAAATAAAAAATAAGACATTAAACAGACAAGAAGTAGTGGATAGTTTGCCGGATGTAGTTAATTTTGACGCGGGATTATGA
- a CDS encoding transposase — protein MKKERRKFSSVFKTKVVLEAIKESSTMQELASKYSLHPTQITAWKREFLEKADTVFGSEKPDEKEESKEKELYSKIGELQIQVDFLKKVLGK, from the coding sequence ATGAAAAAAGAGCGTAGAAAATTCAGTTCTGTTTTCAAGACCAAAGTGGTGCTTGAAGCAATTAAGGAAAGTAGTACCATGCAAGAACTTGCGTCCAAATACAGTCTCCATCCCACACAGATCACCGCGTGGAAGCGTGAATTTCTTGAGAAAGCCGATACGGTGTTTGGTTCAGAGAAACCAGATGAAAAGGAAGAATCTAAAGAGAAGGAACTGTACTCCAAGATTGGCGAACTTCAGATCCAGGTTGATTTCCTAAAAAAAGTCTTGGGGAAATGA
- a CDS encoding IS3 family transposase, which translates to MSMIERRSLISPEHQALSIASQCKLLNLQRSCYYFKPKGESLFNQSIMNLIDRKFLDCPFYGVDRMTAYLNKDLGCHVNNKRIRRLYRVMNLRTIYPKKNLSKANAAHHKYPYLLKGLKIDRPGQVWQADITYIPMFRGFMYMFAIIDVYSRKIVGWSISNTMTVEWCRDVLLETIEEHGTPGIFNTDQGSQFTSPIFTKALKDSNVSISMDGKGRALDNVFIERFWRSLKQEYIYLNPPNGGMELFQGIKRYVEFYNNERRHRSMDDLTPNEVFYQNNKKVS; encoded by the coding sequence ATGAGTATGATTGAAAGGCGTAGCCTTATTTCCCCGGAGCACCAGGCGCTGAGTATTGCCAGTCAGTGCAAGCTACTGAACTTGCAGCGCAGCTGCTATTATTTCAAGCCTAAAGGCGAGTCGCTGTTCAACCAGTCGATAATGAATTTGATTGACCGTAAGTTTCTTGACTGCCCGTTTTACGGCGTGGACCGGATGACTGCGTATCTTAACAAAGATTTGGGATGTCATGTGAATAACAAGCGTATACGTCGTCTTTATCGTGTGATGAACCTGCGGACAATTTATCCTAAAAAGAACCTGAGCAAGGCTAATGCGGCACACCATAAATATCCATATTTGCTGAAAGGCTTGAAAATAGATCGGCCGGGCCAGGTTTGGCAGGCTGATATCACTTATATTCCCATGTTCAGAGGCTTCATGTATATGTTTGCCATTATTGATGTGTACAGCCGAAAGATTGTCGGATGGAGCATTTCAAATACCATGACCGTAGAATGGTGCAGAGATGTACTGCTTGAAACCATTGAAGAACATGGTACACCTGGTATATTTAATACGGATCAAGGCTCACAGTTCACCAGTCCGATCTTCACTAAAGCACTTAAAGACAGTAATGTAAGTATATCTATGGATGGCAAGGGAAGAGCCTTGGATAATGTGTTCATTGAGCGATTCTGGAGATCTTTGAAACAGGAGTATATTTATCTTAACCCACCTAACGGTGGTATGGAATTATTCCAGGGTATAAAACGGTATGTGGAATTTTATAACAATGAACGAAGGCATCGGTCAATGGACGATCTTACGCCAAATGAGGTATTCTATCAAAATAATAAAAAAGTGTCCTAA